The nucleotide window NNNNNNNNNNNNNNNNNNNNNNNNNNNNNNNNNNNNNNNNNNNNNNNNNNNNNNNNNNNNNNNNNNNNNNNNNNNNNNNNNNNNNNNNNNNNNNNNNNNNNNNNNNNNNNNNNNNNNNNNNNNNNNNNNNNNNNNNNNNNNNNNNNNNNNNNNNNNNNNNNNNNNNNNNNNNNNNNNNNNNNNNNNNNNNNNNNNNNNNNNNNNNNNNNNNNNNNNNNNNNNNNNNNNNNNNNNNNNNNNNNNNNNNNNNNNNNNNNNNNNNNNNNNNNNNNNNNNNNNNNNNNNNNNNNNNNNNNNNNNNNNNNNNNNNNNNNNNNNNNNNNNNNNNNNNNNNNNNNNNNNNNNNNNNNNNNNNNNNNNNNNNNNNNNNNNNNNNNNNNNNNNNNNNNNNNNNNNNNNNNNNNNNNNNNNNNNNNNNNNNNNNNNNNNNNNNNNNNNNNNNNNNNNNNNNNNNNNNNNNNNNNNNNNNNNNNNNNNNNNNNNNNNNNNNNNNNNNNNNNNNNNNNNNNNNNNNNNNNNNNNNNNNNNNNNNNNNNNNNNNNNNNNNNNNNNNNNNNNNNNNNNNNNNNNNNNNNNNNNNNNNNNNNNNNNNNNNNNNNNNNNNNNNNNNNNNNNNNNNNNNNNNNNNNNNNNNNNNNNNNNNNNNNNNNNNNNNNNNNNNNNNNNNNNNNNNNNNNNNNNNNNNNNNNNNNttttccacttaattttcgaaaaatccaaaaaaattacaaaatgaaaaaatccaaaaatatttcttgtttgagtctagatctcattttaagtttggtgtcaattgcatgtttctgctccttttgcattcatgcatgtgtcttcattaatcttcaagttgattcTTGATGACttcattgctctgatttttaaattctcttgacttgagtgtttatgtgtctcatatgcattctcattttgttagtgtcagtagtatacaaactgctaagtttggtgtcttgcatgcattattatttgattttagttgcattttgattattcctcattattaaaaaatccaaaaatatttttaatttgtgtcttttcaagtcaataatacagagaattgaagattcagaacatactgcagaggaattacacagaaaaaagctgggcgttcaaaacgcccagtgaggaaggcaaactggcgtttaaacgccaaccagggtgcctggctgggcgtttaatgcccaaaagggtagtagtttgggcgttaaacgccagaatgtgcaccattctgggtgtttaacgccaggatggcacaagagggaagattttgttttcaaatcaaatttttttaagtttttcaaaatcttttcaaaatcaaatctttttcaaatcatatcttttcaatcaaatctttttcaaaatcaatttctttctatcttcaaaaatacttgctattaattaatgatttgattcaacatttcaagtatgttgccttttctgttgagaaaggtttaatgtttgaatcatatcttttcttgatagccaagtcattaatttttaaaatcaaatctttttcttgttagccaagtttttaattttcaaaatcaaatctttttaaaatgtttttcaaatcacatcttctcaatcacatctttttaaaaccaatcatattttcttaatcacgtcttttttaaaatagttttcaatcaaatctttttgatttctaatttcaaaatttttttcaaaaaaaaaaaaaccactttacttctttctcaatcatggttttcgaaaatcagttagtgttttttaaaatgtttttaaaatattttacttaattttcgaaaatttcttcccctcttctcacatccttctatttatggactaacactNNNNNNNNNNNNNNNNNNNNNNNNNNNNNNNNNNNNNNNNNNNNNNNNNNNNNNNNNNNNNNNNNNNNNNNNNNNNNNNNNNNNNNNNNNNNNNNNNNtctttctatttttcttttcctctgacacctcaaagactctctatactgtgacatagaggattccatattttcttgttttcttctctttcatatgagcaggagcaaagacaaaagcattcttgttgaggctgaccctgaacctgaaaggaccttgaagcaaaagctaagagaagctacagcactactctctgtagaggacctaacagaaatcttcgaacaagaagaagacatggcagccaaaaacaacaacaatgccaataatgcatggaaggtgctgggtgactttactgtacctactcccgacttctatgggagaagcatctctatccctgccattggagcaaacaactttgagcttaagcctcaattagtttctctaatgcaacagaattgcaagttccatggactcccattggaagatcctcatcagtttttagctgaattcttgcaattctgtgacactgtcaagactaatggggttgaccctgaggtctatagacttatgctattcccttttgctgtaagagacagagctaggatatggtNNNNNNNNNNNNNNNNNNNNNNNNNNNNNNNNNNNNNNNNNNNNNNNNNNNNNNNNNNNNNNNNNNNNNNNNNNNNNNNNNNNNNNNNNNNNNNNNNNNNNNNNNNNNNNNNNNNNNNNNNNNNNNNNNNNNNNNNNNNNNNNNNNNNNNNNNNNNNNNNNNNNNNNNNNNNNNNNNNNNNNNNNNNNNNNNNNNNNNNNNNNNNNNNNNNNNNNNNNNNNNNNNNNNNNNNNNNNNNNNNNNNNNNNNNNNNNNNNNNNNNNNNNNNNNNNNNNNNNNNNNNNNNatccaagatgtctttggatagctctgctggaggatctcttcatctgaagaagatgcctacagaagctcaagaactaattgaaatggttgcaaataaccaattcatgtacacttctaaaagaaatcctgtgaacagtgggacaaatcagaagaaaggagttcttgagattgatactctgaatgccatattggctcagaacaaaNNNNNNNNNNNNNNNNNNNNNNNNNNNNNNNNNNNNNNNNNNNNNNNNNNNNNNNNNNNNNNNNNNNNNNNNNNNNNNNNNNNNNNNNNNNNNNNNNNNNNNNNNNNNNNNNNNNNNNNNNNNNNNNNNNNNNNNNNNNNNNNNNNNNNNNNNNNNNNNNNNNNNNNNNNNNNNNNNNNNNNNNNNaacacctataatccttcatggagaaatcatccaaatctctcatggaaggatcaacagagacctcaacaaggtttcaacaacaataatggtggaagaaacaggttcagcaatagcaagccctttccatcatcttctcagcaacagacagagaatcctAAGCAGaacaactctgacttagcaaccatagtctcagatctaatcaaaaccactcaaagtttcatgactgaaacaaggtcctccattagaaacttggagggacaagtgggtcagctgagcaagaaaattactgaactccctcctagtactcttccaagcaatacagaagaaaatccaaaaggagagtgcaaagccatcaatatggccgaatttggagaggaggaaaaggcagtgaacgccactgaggaagacctcaatggacgtccactggcctccaatgagttccccaatgagaaaccatgggaatctgagtctcaaaatgagaccatagagatgccattggacttacttctgccattcatgaacACTGATGAGTactcctcctctgaagaggatgagtatgtcactgaagagcaagttgccaaataccttggagcaatcatgaagctaaatgacaagctatttggaaatgagacttgggaggatgaaccccctttgctcaccaaagaactgggtgacttgtctaggcagaaactgcctcaaaagagacaggatcctgggaagttttcaataccttggaccataggcaccatgacctttaagaaggccttgtgtgacctagggtcaagtgtaaacctcatgcctctctctgtaatggagaagctagagatctttgaggtgcaagctgcaagaatctcactagagatggcagacaactcaagaaaacaagctcatggacttgtagaggatgttctggtaaaagttgaagaccattacatccctgctgacttcatagtcctagagagtgggaagtgcatggatgaatccatcatccttggcagacccttcctagccacagcaaaggttgtgattgatgttgatagaggagaattgatcattcaagtgaatgaagaatcctttgtgtttaaagctcaaggatatccctctgtcaccatggagaggaagcatgaagagcttcNNNNNNNNNNNNNNNNNNNNNNNACAacttataagtttggtgttgaacccccacattcaaactctaagtttggtgttgggaggctccaacattgctctgagcacctgtgaggctccatgagagtcctctgtcaagctactgacattaaagaagcgcttgttgggaggcaacccaatgttatattttatttattttcttttgttgttttatgttttctgtaggttgatgatcatgagaagtcacaaaatcaatggaaaaagcaaaaacagaatgaaaaacagaaagaaaaatagcacaccctggaagaagaacctgctggcgtttaaacgccagtaaggctagcagatggccgtttaacgcccagtctggcaccattctgggcgtttaacgccagaaaggggcaccagactggcgttaaacgccagaaaagggcaagcattcggcgttaaacaccagaaatgggcaccagcccggcgtttaacgccagaattggctcaaaacgcatttttgcttgcaacttggtgcagggatgacttttccttgacacctcaggatctgtggaccccacaggatccccacctaccccaccactctctcNNNNNNNNNNNNNNNNNNNNNNNNNNNNNNNNNNNNNNNNNNNNNNNNNNNNNNNNNNNNNNNNNNNNNNNNNNNNNNNNNNNNNNNNNNNNNNNNNNNNNNNNNNNNNNNNNNNNNNNNNNNNNNNNNNNNNNNNNNNNNNNNNNNNNNNNNNNNNNNNNNNNNNNNNNNNNNNNNNNNNNNNNNNNNNNNNNNNNNNNNNNNNNNNNNNNNNNNNNNNNNNNNNNNNNNNNNNNNNNNNNNNNNNNNNNNNNNNNNNNNNNNNNNNNNNNNNNNNNNNNNNNNNNNNNNNNNNNNNNNNNNNNNNNNNNNNNNNNNNNNNNNNNNNNNNNNNNNNNNNNNNNNNNNNNNNNNNNNNNNNNNNNNNNNNNNNNNNNNNNNNNNNNNNNNNNNNNNNNNNNNNNNNNNNNNNNNNNNNNNNNNNNNNNNNNNNNNNNNNNNNNNNNNNNNNNNNNNNNNNNNNNNNNNNNNNNNNNNNNNNNNNNNNNNNNNNNNNNNNNNNNNNNNNNNNNNNNNNNNNNNNNNNNNNNNNNNNNNNNNNNNNtcaagagttctatgccaatgcatggatcaccaagaaccatgaccaaagtgtgaacccggatccaaagaattggtttactatggttcgggggaaatactttgattttagtccgaaaagtgtaaggttggcagtcaacttgcccatgatgcaaggagatgaacatccttacactagaagggtcaactttgatcaaaggttggaccaagtcctcacagtcatatgtgaagagggcgcccaatggaagagagattcaagagggaagccggttcaactgagaaggcatgacctcaaacccgtggctagaggatggttggattttatccaacgctcaatcattcccactagcaaccggtccgaagttattatagaccgggctatcatgattcatagcatcatgattggagaagaaatagaagttcatgaggtgatatcccaagaactttataaggtggcggacaagtcctctaccttggcaaggttagcctttcctcatctcatttgtcacctctgttattcagttggagttgacataaagggagacatccctattgatgaggacaaacccatcactaagaagaggatggagcaaacaagagacccctctcatcatcaaatccctgagatgcctcaagggatgcactttcctccacaaaactattgggagcaaNNNNNNNNNNNNNNNNNNNNNNNNNNNNNNNNNNNNNNNNNNNNNNNNNNNNNNNNNNNNNNNNNNNNNNNNNNNNNNNNNNNNNNNNNNNNNNNNNNNNNNNNNNNNNNNNNNNNNNNNNNNNNNNNNNNNNNNNNNNNNNNNNNNNNNNNNNNNNNNNNNNNNNNNNNNNNNNNNNNNNNNNNNNNNNNNNNNNNNNNNNNNNNNNNNNNNNNNNNNNNNNNNNNNNNNNNNNNNNNNNNNNNNNNGCCTTGtcctttattttcctgttttttgaattttagtgcttatgtttatctatgtttgtgtcttgtgatcattagtgtcttagtgtctatgccttaaagttatgaatgtcctatgaatccatcacctctcttaaatttctgaatgtcctatgaatccatcacctttcttaaatgaaaaatgtttttattacaaaagaacaagaagtacaggatttcgaattcatctttaaaactagcttaattattttgatgtggtgacaatattttttgttttctgaatgtatgcttgaacagtgcatatgtcttttgaatttgttgctcgtgaatgttaaaattgttggctcttgaaagaatgatgaaaaatgagacatgttactgaggatctgaaaaatcataaaaatgattcttgaagcaagaaaaagcagtgaatacaaaaaaaaacgaaaaaaagagagagagaaagagaaagaaaaaaaaagagaaaaaaaataaaaaaaataaagttgtgatccaaggcaaaaagagtgtgcttaagaaccctggacacctctaattgttAATCCATTTCTATCTAATCTAATTATATCGAAATTctgaatcttttttttttcgggcTCGGCTAAGTGGTAGTATCGCCGAGCCCGAAAAAACCGAACCAACCAAaaccaataaaagaaaaagaatacttTCGTCGAGCAAAAACAAAAGGAGAGAGAGGGATTCGAACCCTCGATAGTTCGTGTTGTGAACTATACCGGTTTTCAAGACCGGGGCTATCAACCACTCAGCCATCTCTCCAACCAAAAAGCCaatttctattttatctttattctaCTGANNNNNNNNNNNNNNNNNNNNNNNNNNNNNNNNNNNNNNNNNNNNNNNNNNNNNNNNNNNNNNNNNNNNNNNNNNNNNNNNNNNNNNNNNNNNNNNNNNNNNNNNNNNNNNNNNNNNNNNNNNNNNNNNNNNNNNNNNNNNNNNNNNNNNNNNNNNNNNNNNNNNNNNNNNNNNNNNNNNNNNNNNNNNNNNNNNNNNNNNNNNNNNNNNNNNNNNNNNNNNNNNNNNNNNNNNNNNNNNNNNNNNNNNNNNNNNNNNNNNNNNNNNNNNNNNNNNNNNNNNNNNNNNNNNNNNNNNNtaaaattcacttttctggactttactatgagtttgtgtgtttttctgtgatttcaggtattttctggctgaaattgagggacctgagcaaaaatctgattcagagactaaaaaggactgcagatgctgttggattctgacctccctgcactcgaagcagattttctggagctacagaagcccaattggcacgctctcaacagcgttggaaagtagacatcctgggctttccagaaatatgtgatagtccatactttgcccaagatttgatggcccaaaccggcgttcaaagtcNNNNNNNNNNNNNNNNNNNNNNNNNNNNNNNNNNNNNNNNNNNNNNNNNNNNNNNNNNNNNNNNNNNNNNNNNNNNNNNNNNNNNNNNNNNNNNNNNNNNNNNNNNNNNNNNNNNNNNNNNNNNNNNNNNNNNNNNNaggagtctctacacgaaaatgcttcaatgctcagcccaagcacacaccaagtgggcccggaagtggatttttatgtcatttactcatctctgtacgccctaggctactagttctctatatataggaccttttactattgtatttggagcttttgatcatgtctttatgattgaaccctctttgggaggctggccattcggccatgcctagaccttgttcttatgtattttcaacggtggagtttctacacaccatagattaaggtgtggagctctgctgtacctcgagtattaatgcattactattgttcttctattcaattccgcttgttcttgttccaagatatcacttgttcttcaacttgatgaatgtgatgatccgtgacactcatcatcattctcacctatgaacgtgtgactgacaaccacctccgttctaccttagattgggtgaatatctcttggattcctgatacacgatgcatggttgatcgcctgacaaccgagtgctcgcNNNNNNNNNNNNNNNNNNNNNNNNNNNNNNNNNNNNNNNNNNNNNNNNNNNNNNNNNNNNNNNNNNNNNNNNNNNNNNNNNNNNNNNNNNNNNNNNNNNNNNNNNNNNNNNNNNNNNNNNNNNNNNNNNNNNNNNNNNNNNNNagaaccgacagctgaatagccgtgccgtgacagggtgcattgaacatttccactgagaggatggggggtagccactgacaacggtgaaacccttgcataagcttgccatggaaatgagtaagaaggattggatgaagacagtaggaaagcagagagacggaagggacaagcatcttcatacgcttatctgaaattcccaccaatgaattacataagtatctctatctttacctttatgtttcattcatcattcataatcatttgagtttgcctgactaagatttacaaggtgaccatagcttgcttcataccaacaatctctgtgggatcgacccttactcgcgtaaggtttattacttggacgacccagtacacttgctggttagttgtgcgaagttgtgtttatgccatggtattgaacaccaagtttttggattcatcaccggggattatttgtgttgtgaaaagtattgatcacaatttcgcatatcAAAACACAGCAGACTTGAAGAAATTAATTTGTTGTCCACTTAGTCTGCCATATAGTTGGAGAATTTGGGATAGATTATAACAGTTGTATTGGGTAGCTTTACAAAATAAGAGTGAATTGTCAGCAAATAGGAGATGATGAATAGTCGGATATCTTCTGTTCAATCGCAGTTTTTGAAAGAGGTTATTCTATTCTCCTTTGTGGAGCAGATAGGATATACCTTCTGCACGGAAAAGAAATAGATATGGTGAGAGTGGGTCTCCTTGCTTGAGACCCTTACTTGGTTTGAAAAACCAGTTGGTGTACCATCCACAATAACAGAATAGGATATAGTAGAGACACAAGCCTTCATCCATTCAATCCACTTTGAGCAAAAATCCAATTTCTCCATAATAAACCACACAAAACTCCATTCCACTCTATCATATGTCTTACTCATATCAACCTTTATCGCCATGTCATTTCCCCATGGATTTTATTCTTTAGAAAATGCATGCATTCATGAGCCACAAGAATATTGTCACTAATGAGTCTTCCTCGAATAAAAGCACTCTGATTGTCGCTTATTAACATACTCATAAAAGGCTGAAGTCGATGAACTAGAACCTTTGAGATAATTTTGTAGAAGATTGTGCTGAGATTAATTGGTCGAATTTGATTCATAGAAATAGCTTGAGTCACTTTAGGTATCAAACAAATTTGGATGTCGTTAAACCTCTTTAGAGTGCTGCTGCTACTAAAGAAACTTCTCACGGCCTTGCATACATCCCCTCTAATCCTGCCTCAATAGAACGATAAATTTTTGTGGTGAATCCGTCGTCTCCTAGAGCGGCTTTTGCATTAATTTAATGATGACTACGTTacgtgtatactaaaattagtcatcaaGGTCAACTATTagaataaaatacatattaaaatataaatacacattaaaaataaattaaacgacacatatattatttatatataaatatattagtgattattttaataactgattttaatatatgaataatattttttatttaatcataCTAGTTGCAAGAATGGATTATTGCTATCTTGAACACTTTTCACTCTCCACACAATACCATAAGTTTCTTCGAAATCCCAATCACTGTCTTCATAATCACCATCAGAATGTTCAAGCTCACTCTGGAAATAACAACCAGCAGAGATACTCAGTTGCCGTTGTAACTATAACCATTGTTTCATCAATTCTCTTCGATACCATCTTTTAGAtaagaaatttaatttataagctTTTCTTTCAGTGTCTCAATAATAGTCCATATTAGGCATTTCCATTTTCAGATATACGAGCAATAAATAATGACTACTATTAtgtatgtaataatttattaattaacaatATCTATTAAACTGCAGATACCATACAAAaccaaaaaagagaagagaaaagtaaTATAGTTGAAACTAATGAGTTTGTacattttattaaaaactaaaactccTAAATATAGTTGAtatcattttatttatgtaaattttattttttatttaccaataaaaacaattatcaataaattGCCAATAAAATAGTCTttggaaaaattattttgactaaTAATGTTATAAAATAGTTGTAAGCTATTTTTACGATAATTTGTTGCCAAGAtatctataaattattttatcagaTAATTGCACCGTCAAAATTACGtgttcattcttttttttaacaattactaaatataaaaattattttaattgaaagttaaatgttaaaatttcttttttttaattaaaattaaaatattttatttaaatatatctcTGGATACACttttataaaaactaaataaagtacttagatattattttaaaatagacagCAATGACTGGTTTTTTCGGTGATGGATTTAGCGACAAAAAAAGTGGTCACTATTTTGCGATTGATTTTATTAACGATCAATatcatttagtattaatttagTAACATTAATTGAAAATTAGTCGTTAATTAATTTAGCATTAATTAATTgtcgcaacaattaataaatgctaaataaggcaatttataattttttttgttgattttctttggttaccaaacatttctatttttaaattaccGACCAAAATTTTAATGATGATCAAAATCGATTGCTACTTCCgtaatttttttgtagtgtttaatgttatgatattttaaattgtAATAAATACTTTGTTTCGtatttatgatgatgatgatatttaATAGGATTGTgctgcataaccaataatttttttgaataatatgaataatcatcaatcaaataaaaataactacacCTCTAAATTAtccatctaaattttaatattagaataactatATGCAATTCCGcacatctaataaaataaacatctaatacatctattatttatattatttaatattttcattgtctatctacactttttctatttaatattcTCTCTTCGGAAAATACTTGATTACTTTAGTAGCTCTTATTGCTAtttcttttttggttttttgtgTTTACCAACTACTACTAATCCCTTGTAATTGGTTATTATAAGTACTGCACATAATAACAAAAAGATTATTTAGTATTcactaaataaaaaagaaaggcaTAACAGAAAGAAGTGACAAAAGATTTGGATCGAATCCCACGTAATGGCGAAAAGTTAGGGATAATTTGGTGAGTGATAGCATTGCATCGGCATAGGAACGGAAAGAGTTTGCTTCGCAAACAAActccaactaactaactaattatttaattaattaattaattaattaaccttCTTCCCCTATTAGCATTATTAATCTTCCAGCTTTGACAATATAATCTCCCACTCTAAacacaattaacaaattaattaagataaaaCAACGAACACTGCATAAACCACTCTCTCTATAAACATTCATTGTTATTGTTTGGGAATTTGGGAAGAATAATCAAGAATGGCCCCTCCGCCATTGCACTTGTACTCGAAGAGAGAAAGCGGTGGCACCGCCATGGCGGCGATGAAGAACAAAACCCCCACCACTCATCTGAAAATCAATAAGGAATCTCATTGCATCAGcaagaatcagaatcagaatcagaacaAGCAGCAACAGCAACGGCAACCCGTGATAATTTATACGCATTCTCCTAGGGTTATTGAGACAAACCCTCGCGATTTCATGCAATTGGTTCAGAAGCTTACCGGCCTCCCTCGCGACAAACGGAAGGAGCAGGAAGAGCAACCGGTGGTGGTGGAGGAAGATCTGGAGGATGAAACTACGTCGTCGTCGTCGCCGCCGCTTTTGACGGAGGAGTATATAAACTCGTGTGTTGCGCCTCCTCCGCCTCCACCTCCTCCTCCGCCGCCGCCGTTGATGGAGCCAATGACGATGATGCCTAGTTACTTCAATACATTGCCGCCGCCGCTGTTTGGGCCCGATTCGCCGGAGTTTCTTCTCTCCTCCAACTCCAACTGCACCtccagtaataataataataataaggcgCCGTTTAACTTCAACTACGCCGATCCCTTTTTCTTCTGAAgcagttttattttttcttccattttaattttctcGTGAGTTTTTCAACAGCCATTTTTGGTTAATTCTGCAGTTCTCGTTCCAGTTAGTTAGATACAATGCATAGGTTTTAGTTTTCTGTTTCTTTGGATTCGTCagaattgaataataataagaatgatTGGTATAGCATATTAGCTTCTTAGCTGATAGGGTTTCGGTTTTGCTAATTGCTACATACAATTTTGAAGACAAATGTTATTTGAATTTGTGTATACTGTATactctttttatattaaaaataattaatctagaataaaaatatttataaaaagataCCAATTTCATTTCTCCAACTTTGCAGGTCTTACTTCCTTTtctaataatttcttttaagaaagtactgagataaataattttttaagttatatttgagctttaatttagttttttaaattttattaattatcttaatttaatttctaaatttttaaatttattctgtAATAAAAATTATCGCAAGAACTGgcatgattaaaaaattaaaattttaaaaattaaattaaaattcaattataacaaaatatttttttttattttgtcactatTTATGTTAACCTCTAtcctaataatataaataatatccAGAGAGTGATGGGCCATTTTGGCCCAAATAAGGCATCAGACAGAAACGTGGTCCGAGTCAAATTTTTAACATTATAAAATTTGTCTATGCAACTAAGTCtcattattagtttatttaagcagtaataatttattggtcaataataaatttttaaataaattaaaagatactgtaaaaaaaattatttaaataaatattgagtGTGACAGATTAATCTTTAATCTgcaaaaaaaaatctatctaTGCCAAAGAGAATATGAACTCTGCCAGGGTTTTGAGCTACCTAAATAATAAGCTTTTGCTGAAAAACAAACTACAAGCAGCTGGACGAACGACTAAATTTTGCTAATTGGAAATATCTTCTTATTTCAAAACTATTTGAAGTTTTGAACATTAACCGCTTGTTCgaaaaatttttatagtataaaattaaattgaattatatcaaaaattaaattttagttagaattgaattgaattttaatatttaaataaattagtaaaattatagaattaaattaaattttagtatttaaaatatttattaaataaattaaaattttataataga belongs to Arachis duranensis cultivar V14167 chromosome 8, aradu.V14167.gnm2.J7QH, whole genome shotgun sequence and includes:
- the LOC107462266 gene encoding VQ motif-containing protein 20-like; protein product: MAPPPLHLYSKRESGGTAMAAMKNKTPTTHLKINKESHCISKNQNQNQNKQQQQRQPVIIYTHSPRVIETNPRDFMQLVQKLTGLPRDKRKEQEEQPVVVEEDLEDETTSSSSPPLLTEEYINSCVAPPPPPPPPPPPPLMEPMTMMPSYFNTLPPPLFGPDSPEFLLSSNSNCTSSNNNNNKAPFNFNYADPFFF